From one Thermanaeromonas sp. C210 genomic stretch:
- a CDS encoding flavodoxin family protein: MLIVGINGSPRKEGNTAYLLREGLAAAADAGAETVLIHAGEALADQKNFFCVQCSSPCQGLCSRDNRLGEAYDILRRSDGILLGSPVYFGSVSAQLKAFWDKSRVLRKEKALLNVVGAAVAVGGSRFGGQETTLKALFDMMLVQGMMIVGDGHGEYDCGHQGSCGQAPAAQDEFAVKRVRILGRRLAEVAAATDSLRRR, translated from the coding sequence ATGTTAATTGTAGGCATCAATGGTAGCCCTCGCAAAGAGGGCAACACGGCGTATCTTCTTCGGGAGGGCTTGGCCGCGGCGGCGGACGCCGGAGCAGAAACCGTCCTCATCCATGCGGGCGAAGCCCTGGCGGACCAGAAGAATTTCTTCTGTGTCCAGTGCAGCTCACCGTGCCAAGGTTTGTGTTCCCGGGACAATCGCCTGGGCGAAGCCTACGATATCCTGCGCCGCTCGGACGGGATCCTTCTGGGCAGCCCGGTTTATTTCGGCAGCGTCTCGGCCCAGCTTAAAGCTTTTTGGGATAAGAGCAGGGTGCTCCGCAAGGAGAAGGCCCTGCTCAATGTGGTAGGGGCGGCCGTGGCGGTAGGAGGCAGCCGCTTTGGAGGGCAGGAAACCACTTTAAAGGCCCTCTTTGACATGATGCTCGTCCAGGGCATGATGATAGTAGGAGACGGTCACGGGGAATACGATTGCGGCCATCAGGGAAGCTGCGGCCAGGCGCCGGCGGCCCAGGATGAATTCGCCGTCAAGCGGGTGAGGATCCTGGGACGGCGTTTGGCCGAGGTGGCGGCAGCTACCGATTCTCTGCGTCGCCGCTAG
- a CDS encoding ferritin-like domain-containing protein, whose amino-acid sequence MPYKPGTPPAYGPLKLQIPNLPILGPHDWGKLLKNIYDSIVAEATAADLYYRLLRETPNELHREFVHHAYQDELKHLEAFSRLYSFFTGQKPHYTIDPVQYRSYEEGLLISLQSELEAAEFYHEVILSSTDGLVRDTFFLAMGDELEHATRFGVLYAMTKGSPLFYNVGEPQSQGEIK is encoded by the coding sequence ATGCCCTATAAGCCCGGTACCCCTCCGGCCTATGGCCCGCTAAAGTTACAAATACCTAATCTACCGATATTGGGCCCCCATGATTGGGGAAAACTATTAAAGAATATTTATGACTCCATTGTTGCCGAAGCAACGGCCGCCGATTTGTATTACCGTTTGTTAAGGGAAACGCCGAACGAGCTACACCGGGAATTCGTCCACCACGCTTACCAAGATGAACTGAAACACCTGGAGGCTTTTTCTAGGTTGTACAGCTTCTTCACCGGCCAAAAGCCCCATTACACCATTGACCCGGTTCAATACCGGAGTTATGAGGAGGGCCTTTTGATATCCCTCCAGAGTGAACTGGAGGCGGCAGAATTTTATCACGAAGTGATTCTATCCAGTACCGATGGACTGGTGCGGGATACCTTTTTCCTGGCCATGGGCGATGAGTTAGAGCACGCAACTAGGTTCGGCGTTCTATACGCCATGACAAAGGGGTCTCCCTTGTTCTATAATGTTGGTGAACC
- a CDS encoding DUF6485 family protein encodes MGQCVNLEQNRKMCTCTYEPCSRKGNCCACILYHRRHGELPGCLFPPEVERTYDRSIERFVACYGRGSGKGR; translated from the coding sequence ATGGGGCAGTGCGTTAATCTAGAGCAAAATCGGAAAATGTGTACCTGTACTTATGAACCGTGCAGCAGGAAGGGTAATTGTTGTGCCTGCATACTTTACCACCGGCGCCATGGGGAGTTGCCGGGATGCCTGTTCCCCCCGGAGGTAGAACGCACATATGATCGCAGTATCGAGCGCTTTGTGGCCTGCTACGGCCGCGGTTCCGGAAAGGGCAGGTGA
- the rnhA gene encoding ribonuclease HI, translated as MKEVIIYTDGACSGNPGPGGWGAVLLYGKHRKELSGAVPSTTNQRMELTAAIEALKALKEACRVKLYSDSAYLVNAFNQGWLKRWEENGWQTVKKEPVENKDLWQELLKQAARHQVEWLKVAGHRDNEGNNRADALARAALAKLQAREKDKPGG; from the coding sequence ATGAAGGAGGTCATAATCTACACCGATGGAGCTTGCAGCGGCAATCCCGGTCCCGGGGGGTGGGGGGCGGTTCTCCTCTACGGTAAGCACCGCAAGGAGCTTTCCGGCGCCGTACCCTCCACCACCAACCAGCGAATGGAATTGACGGCGGCCATTGAGGCCTTGAAGGCCCTAAAGGAAGCATGCCGGGTGAAGCTTTACAGCGATAGTGCCTATCTGGTAAACGCCTTCAACCAGGGCTGGCTCAAGCGCTGGGAGGAGAACGGCTGGCAGACGGTAAAAAAGGAGCCGGTGGAGAATAAGGATCTATGGCAGGAACTCCTCAAACAAGCGGCCCGGCACCAGGTGGAGTGGCTCAAAGTGGCCGGCCACAGGGACAATGAAGGGAATAACCGCGCCGATGCCTTGGCGCGAGCGGCCCTGGCGAAGCTGCAGGCCCGGGAAAAAGATAAGCCGGGAGGTTAG